In Acidimicrobiales bacterium, a genomic segment contains:
- a CDS encoding class II fumarate hydratase, giving the protein MTPPAATDADYRTEHDSMGEVQVPVSARWGAQTQRAIENFPISGGTIERRLIRALALIKGEAARVNAGLVEVPAVDDRIGGAVAEAAEAVAAGEWDDQFPLDVFQTGSGTSSNMNMNEVLANLASEALGEPGAVHPNDHVNASQSSNDVFPSAIHLAAAEAIHEDLLPALEYLGAGLHAKSLLFASVVKSGRTHLMDATPVTLGQEFGGYAAQVHQAAERLRSCVAPVGELPLGGTAVGTGINAPSAFAPAVVTALAHRTGLPLSEARDHFAAQGARDALVEASGHCRRLAVALIKIANDIRWMGSGPRTGLAEIRIPDLQPGSSIMPGKVNPVIAEAVTQVGAQVMGNDAAVAFAGSQGNFELNVYLPVMGRNLLESIRLLANVSRVFADKCISGIEADEETCRRYAESSPAIGTSLNPHLGYEVVADVIKASVKEGKTIREVVLERGLMAEADLDRALDVEAMTRGGLL; this is encoded by the coding sequence ATGACGCCGCCCGCCGCCACCGACGCCGACTACCGCACCGAGCACGACTCGATGGGGGAGGTGCAGGTGCCCGTCAGCGCCCGGTGGGGGGCGCAGACGCAGCGGGCGATCGAGAACTTCCCCATCTCGGGCGGCACCATCGAGCGTCGCCTCATCCGGGCTCTCGCGCTGATCAAGGGTGAGGCCGCCCGGGTGAACGCCGGCCTGGTCGAGGTCCCGGCCGTCGACGACCGCATCGGCGGCGCCGTCGCCGAGGCGGCCGAGGCCGTCGCCGCGGGGGAGTGGGACGACCAGTTCCCGCTCGACGTCTTCCAGACCGGCTCGGGCACCTCGTCCAACATGAACATGAACGAGGTCCTCGCCAACCTCGCCTCCGAGGCGCTGGGCGAGCCCGGCGCCGTGCACCCGAACGACCACGTCAACGCGTCGCAGTCCTCGAACGACGTGTTCCCGTCCGCCATCCACCTGGCGGCGGCCGAGGCCATCCACGAGGACCTGCTGCCGGCGCTCGAGTACCTGGGCGCGGGTCTGCACGCCAAGTCCCTCCTGTTCGCCTCGGTGGTGAAGTCCGGCCGCACGCACCTGATGGATGCCACGCCCGTCACCCTGGGCCAGGAGTTCGGCGGGTACGCCGCCCAGGTGCACCAGGCGGCCGAGCGCCTGCGTTCCTGCGTGGCGCCCGTGGGCGAACTGCCCCTCGGTGGCACCGCGGTGGGCACGGGCATCAACGCCCCGTCGGCCTTCGCCCCGGCGGTCGTCACCGCGCTCGCCCACCGCACCGGCCTCCCGCTCAGCGAGGCCCGTGACCACTTCGCCGCCCAAGGGGCCCGGGACGCCCTGGTCGAGGCCTCGGGCCACTGCCGGCGCCTGGCCGTCGCCCTCATCAAGATCGCCAACGACATCCGCTGGATGGGCAGCGGCCCCCGCACGGGCCTCGCCGAGATCCGCATCCCCGACCTCCAGCCCGGGTCGTCGATCATGCCCGGCAAGGTCAACCCGGTGATCGCCGAGGCGGTCACGCAGGTCGGCGCCCAGGTGATGGGCAACGATGCCGCGGTGGCGTTCGCCGGGAGTCAGGGCAACTTCGAGCTGAACGTGTACCTGCCCGTGATGGGCCGCAACCTGCTCGAGTCGATCCGCCTGCTGGCCAACGTCAGCCGGGTGTTCGCCGACAAGTGCATCAGTGGGATCGAGGCCGACGAGGAGACCTGCCGGCGCTACGCCGAGTCGTCACCGGCCATCGGCACCTCGTTGAATCCGCACCTGGGCTACGAGGTGGTGGCGGACGTCATCAAGGCGTCGGTGAAGGAGGGCAAGACCATCCGCGAGGTCGTCCTCGAACGCGGCCTCATGGCCGAAGCGGACCTCGACCGCGCCCTCGACGTCGAGGCCATGACCCGCGGCGGTCTCCTCTGA